The Poriferisphaera corsica DNA segment TGACCTACCCACTATCGACATCCCTGTATACGCCAATTCAGCACCATTCGATATTGTCCTCCCAACCAACGCGACTTCTTGGATCAAATCCACCCATGCCACCACACTCAACTTCGACGGCAAAATAAATACCCATGCAGGTAACGGAAACAGTGCCGACACCTGTAACGCCATCTCACTCGGCAACGCCAGCACCCACGCCACACATCAACTCAATTTCTCTCATAACAGCTCACTCAAAGTCAACACGCAATCAAATAACAGCTACGCAATCCTTGGCATAAAAGACACGCTCGACTTCAACGACTTCCACGGCCAAATCAGCCTGACAAACAGCCTCCCTAACAGCAACACCATACACAATGCTGCTATTGGTGGCCGGATCATCAAATTCAACACGATCAGTCAAGATGCTTCAATAACAACTCAATCCATCAGTTCTCAACCCAGCACCTACTCCATCTTTGCCCAAGCAAATGCACAAACTGATGCCATCACCATCAACTCACTCGCTGGCACAATCAGCTCAACCTCAGTAAACACACAACAATTTGGCTACACACATGCTTTAGGCGCGGCGCAAGGCAATATCAAAATTCAATCCATCGAAGAAACTGGCAGCATTTCCGCATCTGGCTCGGGCGTCTCGACCTATACCATCCTCGCCTTCCACAACGATATCAACATCGACAACATTCACGGCCAAATAGCCGCCGAAAACACCAACCAAAGCCACCTCTCTAACACAACCGCAATTCACGCATCACGTGGCGGCATCAACATCGGCTCTATCTCACAAACAGCCGTCATTTCCGCCAATGCCAGCAACGCCATCCGCACCGCAGGCCTACGCACCGCAACCAGCTACACCAACGGCAGCATCAACATCAACAACAACTTCGCCGGCACAATCAATGTCAACACCACACCAAACGATGGCAAAACCTCAATCGCATCTGCTATCGAATCTGTAAACAAGATCTACATCAACAAATTCGATTCCACCGGCTCCATCAACGTTGCAGGCAACAATCTCAATGCCTATGGCCTGCTTGCCGCTAATTCATTCGAATCCAATCAATTCGCCGGCACCATCAACACACTCGGACAAAACAACAGTATCGGCATCAAAGCCTCCCAGATTGACATGTTCAAAAACACCGGCACGATCGACGTTCAAGGCGATAACTTCGTCTGCGGAATCCTCGCCGACACCGTTCAGCTCTGGGAAGTCTCCGGCATCATCTCCGCCACATCCACAAACCCCAATCTCCAAGCCGCCGCGATCTCAACCTCACAATGGGATTCCAACACAAAAACATGGTCAAATGAAGACGATCTCAGCGATCTCGTCCACCTCCAAACCGGCGCCAACATCATCGGCGACATCCGCCTCGGCACACGCGGTCTAAACGACTACGGCCTCGATCAACTCATCCTCGAAGGCTCCGGCTCCTTCAACCATAACCTCTACGGCATAGACGAACTCCAAATCGAAAGCGATCCAAACAATCCCGGCTCAATCCCTCGCTGGAATCTCGACCTCGCACTCACTCCCGACGCAGCTGATCAGCAACGCAACATTGTCAACATACTCTACATCGGCGGCAGCGCCTTCAGTGCCACCAACCTCACTGTCAACACACTCAAAATGAACACCTTCGGCGAACTCGCCATCGATCTCGACAACCTGTCCGCACTCACCATCAAAAACGCCGAACTTGATGGCATACTCACCCTCGATAACAAACCCACCGACTACCAGCTCGGCGACACCTTAACCGTCTTCACCGCCGACAGCATCACCGGCAAATTCGATCGTCACGATGCATGTCTCGACAGCAAACATTCTATCGCACTCGACTACACCTCAACCGAAATCATCGGCACCATCGCACTCAACGGCGACACCGACTTCTCAGGCACAATCGATAACACCGACTTCAACAACATGGCCGCCGCATACCTCAGCAACGATCGCACATTCTCATGGACATATGGCGACTTCAATCAAGACGGCCGCGTCAACGACACCGACCTCTACATGATGCAATACAACACCGATCTCACCTTCGATCAGATCAAAGCCCGCCTCATCCCCGAGCCCACAACCCTCACCCTCTTCTCCCTCACTGCTCTCCCACTTCTTCGCCGCAAACGACGCGTCTAATACTCAATTAGACATCTACAAAAAGCAAAAGCTCGAACATCTGTTCGAGCTTTTTTAATCCACAGCAATCACACCTTCACCCCTCGATACGGCATCACACATACCTGCACCTCATCCTCATACAACACCATCCCCACTTGCTTACTCCGCAACACCTCCGTCTTCACGCCACCCCGCTCAAGCAAACGGCAAAGCTCATACCCCTTCTCAATACAATCATGCGCATCCTTCTTAAACCAGCTCACCCCCTTAGGCTCAGCCGTCACTTTCTTCGATTTCGACAACCGTTCAGGCATCTCCAAATGCAAATCAAACCATCTCAATACATCCCGCAACAACTCTCGCACCTGTGCTTCCGTCTCTACCGCGTCCCTCATCTCATACGCAGCCTGAAAAACTCCCATCTTCTCATGCGAATACTCATCAATCTGATCAACAACAAACCTGATAAACATTGAATAAAACCTTTATTTTTAAAACACCTCACACATTACTCTGCTTCACACATCTCACCCTTATCAAACAGATACATTTCCACGCCTGCCTGATTACCCTCTCGCATACCACCAACCGGTACCCCCGGCCCCACCATCGAGTAACTCGCCCATAATCGTCCACGCTCTGGATCACCACACAACTCTACAAACATATCATTCACAACAACATCATCCCGCACAGCCAAACCCATAAACTTCACACCAGCTTCAGACCGCCTCGATAACTGAACGACAATCTTACTCAATAAATCATCTCGCCTTGCATCCGTTCTCTTCAATACATCTTCTTCCCGACACGTAACCACACGATCCCACCCCGGCAAGACCTCCCAAGCATTCCGTTGCCATCTCCCCGTCACACGATTCCAATACACACAATTCTTCTCGAACCGCTTAAAATCCAGCCTTTTCCCATCAACCCCCTCCCAAACATATGGCTGAACATCACCCTCCTTAAACCGATGTTTCAAATCCATCACCGATAGCGGATCCAACTGCCCGCCTTCCTGCGACCTAATCCTCATCTTCTTCACAACAACCCTGTCATCACGCTCATACTCAAACCCCTTCATCTTCGTCCATTCCCAATCCACACCTCTATCATTAAGATAGATTGGCCAATCCGCCACCACACGCTTCTCGTACAGATCCACCATCATCACATGATCAAACGGCATCACTTCAATCCCCCAACCTCCAATCTTCGGCATCATCTCTCGCGGAACAACTCCCCTTTCATACCGCCCAACCAACATCACAAAACCTTCACCAATCTCATACCCCTCACATGCCAACTGCATCCCCCAATTCATCTCACCACCCGCCTCTCTAACAATCTGTTCAATCTCTTCAACCTCACCACCGTCCTTCTCATACCAAAGCAAATCATCCTGCAAACCAACAAGATAACCTTCCCCGCAATCAATCAACAGGTAATCACCCATTCTTCCCATATGAAACGTAACCCCATCACCCGGTACCCGTTTTAACATAGACATTGTCGGCTTAGCTTTCGCGATCACCCGGCTCACGACCTCACCCCGCTTCGCATCAAAGCGTAAACCCCGCAGCTCATGCTCCTGCGCACCACATACCGCCGAAGCCAAAAGTCGAAACCGATCCGGAAACCGCGAACAAAAATCAAACCCCCAATCGCTTGGCCAATCCACCCAATCACTCGCCCAACGATGATCCATCCACTTCCCTAACTTCCACTCCCCATACATCATCCCCTGCCCTTGATAACCCGACACCGCTCTCCAAACCATAAACCCCAACCCACCAGCACTCCCCCAAAATAAAACCACCCCTGCAAGCAAACTCACAAAACTACCTCGCCACCGACCTCTCACCTTCCCCATACTCTTTGCCCCACACTCAGCACACGCCGCCTTCTTATTCTCCAACACATACCCACATCGTTTGCAATACCGCTCTCCCACCTTCACCTCACTCACTTTCTTACGATACCGCAACCATCGCCAAACAAAAATCAACCCCAATATAGCCAACCCAATAATTGAAATCTCAATCCAGAAAAATATCACCAAATCCCACAAATCAACACGCGTCACTTCCACCCACATCAACAACTCATCCCGCCCCCCATCAATCGGCAACATCTCTTTGACGTGATCCCCTTTATTCATCACCAACCGCCCTGCTGATTCCACCACTTCTAAATTTGCCTGTTCAGTTGCCATGCATTTTGCCCTCAATCATGTATTACGAATACTCAATGATAAGACGAAATGACCCGTTAACAATTTCAGTCAATCCCTTCCCCATCAACCAACCTGCCCATTCAAATCTAGTGCGCTCACATCACGCTGATCTTCAACCAAAATTTCCAGCCACCTCTAAATCTCCAAAATTGAAACTGAATCGCATTCATACATGCGCGACGGATTTTGGCGCACAAGAATTTTCTAAAGCGCGCATCCGTGCGCAAAATCACTTGCGGATAAGCACTTGTTTTTTCCAATCACTTCCCAAAACGGACAAAAATTCATTCATTTTCATTCCAAACGTGCGCTTTCTAGCTGATTTCTGACCTTTTCTGATTTCTATGTTAACTATCTATTGATGAGTTAGTTGCGCTAATAACCAACTCTCAGAGATGCTTTTGTGCGCTCTTGGAAGTTTTATCATTTTTGCTTAACCGCTGAACAAACCGCGCGCACGCGCTCTTCCAACTGCTGAACATTTCGCGCGCACAATCCCATCACCCCCCCCATTCCCCGCCCACGTCGCTCCCCCCTACCTCATCCCCCCACTACCTCGCCCACTCCTTACCTCGCCCACTCCTTACCTCGCTCCCCCTTACTTGCTCCCCAACAAAATTTATCCCACATGATCGGCTATCAACCGAGTTGAAATTGAGTCACATTCACATAAAAAGCCCGTCGCTAATTGCCACGGGCTTTCGTTCGTCTCTAGTTTTCGTTCAGATCTTAAGCCCCTGCCGACTGATCTGAAAATCACTTGTAACAATCCCGCTTAAGCTAGACTTCCAATCAATCCACCCACCAATGATCTGATGAAAAGCTGATAGCCCGAAAAGCGACGACTCAATGTGCTGAACGTGTCAGCTAAAAGCTTAATTCGCAACAGGTTCGAGCATTCGCATCGGCAAGCCGGCTTTCGCCAAATATTCTTTGGTTTCTTGAATCGTGTACTCGCCGTAGTGGAAGATGCTCGCTGCAAGTGCAGCATCTGCACGGGTTTCCGTCAACACCTGACGCATATGCTCTGGGCTGCCGCAGCCGCCCGAGGCAACGACCGGCACATTCACCGCGTCCGCGATGAGCTTCGTAATCTCAATGTCATACCCGTCCTTCGTGCCGTCACCGTCCATACTCGTGAGGATGATTTCACCCGCACCAAGCTCGACGACCTGCTTTGCAAACGCCACTGGGTCCAGGCCGGTCGGCTTGCGCCCGCCGTGGGTGTGGATTTCAAACCCATATCCGGGCTTGATTGTGGACTCAACAGGGCTGTCCGTATTTTTGCATCGCGCACGTAACTCGTTCATTGGAACGCGTTTAGGATCGATGTTAACGACCGTTGCACAGCGGCCGAAACGCTGAGCGGTTAATTTGACGATATTGGGATCGAAGACCGCTGCTGTATTGATGCTGACCTTTTCTGCGCCGGCCTGAATCAGGCGGGTCACATCGTCGATCGTACGAATACCGCCGCCAACAGTGAAAGGCATAAAGCATTGCTCAGCAACACGTTGCACCATATCTAGCGTGATATCCCGTCCCTCATGAGTGGCCGTGATATCCAAAAAAACCAGCTCATCGGCGCCCTGTTCATCGTACTTCTTAGCCACTTCCACAGGATCACCCGCGTCACGCAACTGCACGAAGTTGACGCCCTTTACAACTCGCCCTTCATTCACATCCAGGCACGGAATAATTCGGTTCGTAATCATAAGACTCACCATTTTACCTCACTCAAGCACAATCACAATCATCCCCCCCTGTTTCTCCCCCGATCATTCCTGTCACCTCCATTACCCCCAACTTCCGTCCCCTATCAAGTCATTTCGCAAAACGCTCTAGAAAGATTGATAAAAATTGATTTGCTCCTGCCCGTGATCTGGACAAGACGAAAAGTAAATCTGCAACTTGATCTGAATCAGGAAAACTGGAAAAAAGAGTTCGCCTATTTAACAAGCCTATGCGCTGATTAGATTGGCTACTAATAAAATATTAGGTACGTAAAGATTCTGCTAAAAATGAAAAAGAATTGAGGAGCTAAAGAATTTTTATCGCTGTTATTGCCCTGTTAACAGCGATTATTTCGCATTTGATATTTTATACACTTCTTTGTGAAAATTAGTATCGGATACGTGTTGAATGAAACGATAAATCTGATAAATTCTTAGTGCACCTCTTGGGAGGGGTGACATCGTCAGTTCTGCGATGTACTTCTGAAAAGACTAAATTAACTTTTTAAGCCAAAGCGAACTCCTACCAAATGCTAAGGCTTATTGACTTTCCGTAACGGACTACTCTTACACGAGGGAGATACGAGATGCTTCGTACTAAGGCCATTTGTGCAGCAATTGCCTGTGCTGCACTGACCGGGGCAACAGCTTCGGCGGCAACTATTTCTGACACGGCAAGCTTTACTTACCCATTAACCAACTCAACGCATGGCGTTACGTTGCAACAGTTCGATAGTTCCCTGGGAACATTGACAGATGTGGCTTTAACGTTCAATACAACCATTATGGCTGATTTGAGCTTGGAAAATGATTCAATCGCAACCGCAAGTATCATTGCATGGTTGATGGCTCAATTCGAAATTGCTGTGCCTAGCAACGGCACATCGACAATCTCATTTAATGAGATGTATAACGCAACATTGGATCCAACTGATGGCGTAGCGGGCTCTGGATCGGACTACGCTGTATTTGAAGACATCAGTAAATCCAGCGGGATCCAAGATATTTCACCCGTCGATTTCACACCCTTTATTGGGCTGGGAACAATTAATATCAATATGACCGATCAGGTTGGTTTCGGAGCGTTTGGCGCTTCAGAAGCAACACTGAAGTATGTTGATTTGATGGCACAGGGTGCAGTCAATGTGACCTATACATACACGGCCCCAGTGCCAGAGCCAGCATCATTGGCATTGATGGGATTGGGTGGCCTGCTGGTTCTTCGCCGCAGAAAATAACTTCAGGTTATATAATTTAAATTCAATTTCTATAAGCCAACATCCTGTGATGTTGGCTTATTTTTTACGTATTTTCAGGTTATTCCGATTATATGATTATAAAGAAACGTTGCTAATACGCCTCTAAAAGACATCTTAATACATAAGCATCTTTTAATAAAATACTTATCACATCTTTCTTGACATTATTCTCGCCTGTGGTACATTTGTCGCACACTTCTCTTGGAGGAGAAGTCCATTTGTAAAAAGATAAGACTGGGTGGGAACACCTAATTTCAGACGAGAGCCTGTCAGCTTGTTGTTGTATTTATGCACCAAGTTGTGGGCGCACGAGGAGAAACACGATGCAAAAAATGACTTCAATAGTTGCCGCTTTGGCATTGACCGGTTTGGGTGCGAG contains these protein-coding regions:
- the hisF gene encoding imidazole glycerol phosphate synthase subunit HisF, whose amino-acid sequence is MITNRIIPCLDVNEGRVVKGVNFVQLRDAGDPVEVAKKYDEQGADELVFLDITATHEGRDITLDMVQRVAEQCFMPFTVGGGIRTIDDVTRLIQAGAEKVSINTAAVFDPNIVKLTAQRFGRCATVVNIDPKRVPMNELRARCKNTDSPVESTIKPGYGFEIHTHGGRKPTGLDPVAFAKQVVELGAGEIILTSMDGDGTKDGYDIEITKLIADAVNVPVVASGGCGSPEHMRQVLTETRADAALAASIFHYGEYTIQETKEYLAKAGLPMRMLEPVAN
- a CDS encoding choice-of-anchor E domain-containing protein, giving the protein MLRTKAICAAIACAALTGATASAATISDTASFTYPLTNSTHGVTLQQFDSSLGTLTDVALTFNTTIMADLSLENDSIATASIIAWLMAQFEIAVPSNGTSTISFNEMYNATLDPTDGVAGSGSDYAVFEDISKSSGIQDISPVDFTPFIGLGTININMTDQVGFGAFGASEATLKYVDLMAQGAVNVTYTYTAPVPEPASLALMGLGGLLVLRRRK